The following DNA comes from Chitinophaga nivalis.
CCGTATTTATTGATGTCGTTGCCATAAACGAATTTGAAGCCACTCCGTTGCTGTATTTCGGCCAGCGCCTCTTTGATGGTCCGGTTGGACAGTTGCAGGCTGATTTTTTGATCGGCTGCCTGCTGGCTGCTGGCCGGCAGGGGAAATGTCAGGAATAACAGGGCTATTGCCAGGATAGAAAGCCCGACATGCTTGCCCGTTCGAAGTAGCATAGCTGATAATCCCGATGGGGAAGTGTTTTTTTGCATATTATTGTAAATGTTTTACTGATGAATTGCTGCGCATATTGATTGGTAAACCCGGGTATTCCCGGTAGGTGCTGTAAAGCCATGCAGACCGTCAAATCGTAGGGCTTTTGCAGCGATAAGGTGTCCTGCCGCTGGTGGGACACTTTTTTTAATGATAGATGATCAGGTAATTTTGCTGTCCATAATTGTTGTTTTTTACTGTCCTGTTTTAGTATTTATTGAATGGTACATGTTTTTCCATCTGGAGAGATCCGGTAACTGAATTTGCCCACAAACCCTGTCATGTCCAACACTTCCGACAGGGATTCCGTAGCCGAAAAGAGGCCACTCACGACCTGTCTGGCGATGACGGCATTTTCAAAACGAACGGAAACGCCGTATCTATGCTCCAGCATTACGGCCACATTGCCCATGGTCATATCCGTAAACACCAGGTTGCCGGCTTTCCATTGTTCCATGCTGCTGATATCTGCTTTGCCGGCGGTGGCCTGCCCGGTTGCCGGATGGTACGTGATTTTATGTCCGGGTGTCAACAGCGCCAGTTCGGTTGTTTTTTCTGCGTGTACGGCACTGATGCTCACTTTACCGGTAGCTACGGCTACTTGTTGTTCCTGCCCTTCATAGGCAGTTATCTTAAAAGAGGTGCCCAATACCCGGGTTAGCATGGTGCCCGACCGGATGGTGAAGGGATGCCGCTCATCACGGGTTACGTCAAAAAAAGCTTCTCCCCGCAATTCAATGTCGCGACCTGTTTTTGGGTAAGTAGCCGGATATTTCAGGCGGCTGCCTGCTGCCAGGTATACCACTGTGCTGTCGGGCAGAACGTGTCGCCTGGGGGCGCCGCTGGGATTGACCTTTTCTACATAGCGTATTTCAGTAGTGGCTGCCAGCCGGTTTTTACTGAGTTTTCGTACAGCCAGTCCCGATAGTAATATACAGCCGGTCCATATGGCAGCATACCTGAGCGATTTGCGCCAGCTGATGGTGTGTTTTTCTTTCACCACTGCAGGAGCGGGAAGACTGCTTTCGTAGCCGGCTATACGCTGTTGCATGGCTTGCTGTTGTTGCCGGATATGCTGCTGCATAGCCATACTTTCCGCCAGAGGATAATCCCAGGCCAGCGCTTCCCGCCGGCGTATCAGCGTATCCAGCAATATCCGGCCTTCGTTGGTGTCGAGTATGATATATACCTGCCAGCGCTCTTCGGCCGTACAACGGCCTTGCAGAAATTTTTGCAGTAAGTAGCTTGCAGCTTGGTTCATGTATTAAATTTATGTTAACAGCAAAGCGGCTACCCAAGCGGCTATACGATTACTGTTAAACTCGTTTTTTACCTGATGTATAAGGTTTATAAGCGCCCCTTTTTCTATAAAGACGAGAAAATAATTCAAGCACCACCTATGCGAAGGCGATTTTTTTTTGAGGATAAAAAAAGCCGTGCAGTATGAAGCATCTCATACCCGGGATCTGCTGCCTGCAGCTGAAAACAGCCGCTGTACGTATCCGGGAAAATACAGGATAACCCTGACGCTTACACTGCGACCGCTTTATAGGTTCGCCTATGTATTTTTATTACTGAATAAAGACTATCGACCGGCTTAACTAATTGGCACTTACCCTGACTCAATGCTGTTAACATGTTCCCTCCATGTAACAGACAATGTGCAACCATTTGTATGACCACTTTGCAGACACCTTATTGTCGCCTGCTTCCACACAGGCATCTGCCAACGATCTTTTAAAAATTTTATGACCCTTCTAATCCTTTACGTATGATGTTACCCAAATTTTACTCCTTTAGCAAGATGTTGATCCTGTTCCTGCTTTTCAGCTGCCTGCTATTGCCCAAAGTACGGGCACAGGTATACGCCAATAGTCAGACTGCCGGTGTCACGGGGTTATGTCTGTTATGTGGCGTGGCTAATGCAGGCAATGCCGTGAATAACAGTAACCTGAATGATTACGCCACTTTTAATATCGGTGTGGGATTATTGGGGGTGTCGGTGTATCAGACACTTATTTTTCCTGCTGTCGGCACTGCTGGTTGCGATTCGCTCGTGATCGGCATTGGTAGCGGCAATGCCGTTCTCTCAGTCAACCTTTTGGCGGCGCTCACCATACAAACATTCAATGGTACGGTCGCCAATAACGATGCGCAGCGGGTAGACAGTAATAACCTGCGACTCTGGGGCAACAACCGCGCAGAAATTGTGCTGAAGCCAGCCAGCACTTTCGATCGGGTGAGCGTTACGTTATCCAGCCCGCTCCTGGGGTTGCTGAATGGCTTTAATCTGTATTATGCGTACCGTAAGCCTGCCCTGGCAGCCCCCAAATTGGCCGACAGCACCAGCATCTGTAGGGGCGATACGGCCACGTTGACAGCCACGGTACCTGCCGGCGTAACAGTACGTTGGTATGATGTCCCGGCGGGCGGTACTTTGCGCTATACCGGTGCCCGTTACAAAGTCAGTCCGGCTGTTACAACCAGCTACTATGCCGAAGCGGCAAAGAGCGGATGTACCAGTGATCGTAAAAAGATAGCCGTCATTGTACACCCGAAGCCTGCCAATCCGGTATTTACCGTAAATCCGAGCGTGTATTGCAACGCCCCCAGGATAGGAATTTCCAACCATACTGCTGCTGTTTATTACCAGGTACGTACGGTATATGATGGTCTTGATGGCCAGCTGCTCGACACTGCCTTTACCGTGATGAACAGTGATACCGTTGTGGTGCGTGACCTGAATGAATTCTACAATGTTACTACCAGGCTTTATATACAGGCGGTTGATAAACTCACCGGCTGCCGGTCAGATACCGTCATGCAAACCCTGATATTCAGCGCACATGCTACCTATGCCGATGTAGATGCTGATAATGTGACGATCTGTAAGGGGGATAGTATTACGCTCCGCGCATATGCCCATGGCCAGCCCAATAATACCCTCGTGAATATACGCTGGTATGATGCCCCCACCGGAGGTACCCAGCTGCATAGAGGAAAAGAGTTCCGGGTTAGTCCTGCCGATACGACCCGTTATTATGTGACCACTGGCTATTATTGTGAATACCTGGTACGTACCAAAGTAACTGTGAATGTACGCAAGCTGCCAGCCCCTGTTTTTACGGTACCTCAGGGACCAACGTGCGGCGCCACCAAAATAAAAATAGAAAATCATCAGGCTGGCTATAGTTATCGGGTGAGGTTCCGGTTCAGGTATAACCCCGAAATACTATTCGACACCGCTTATGTGGTTCATACCAGTACCTTTCCCATATACGGATTTCTGCCGCCATTACCATCTGTCGTAGATATTTATGTACAGGCAGTAGATGCCGTGACAGGATGTCGCTCTGATACGGCGCATAAACTGATGAACATCGACGGTTACGGCCAGCTACCTGCGGTAGATGCAGATAGCCTGAGCATATGCAAAGGCGATAGCGCCACCCTGCACGCATTTGTGCCGATATATATGGGTGCCCGCATCCGTTGGTATGATGCGCCTGTTGGCGGGAACCAGCTGTATCGGGGATATTATTTTAAAGTAAGCCCGCCGCAAACTACGGTATACTATGCTGCCGGCGGATATGGATGCGAATTCCCCAAACGTGTTCCCGTGAAAGTAATCGTGAAGCAGTGTACGAAACAAGCCTACCACCAGGCTTCGAAGTCAATAACGTTTACGCACACACTGACCTTATTCCCTAATCCCAGCGCTGGTGAAGTACGGTTGCAGGAGAAGACAATACTCGCCGGCAGTTGGCTGATTATCAGGAATGCCGGAGGTATGGAGGTACAGCGGAATATATTGGCGGATAACAGATTTATGTTTGCGCCGCAGCTGTCAAATGGCATCTACTTTATTGAGATCAGAAAAAGTGCAGGCGAGGTGTATGTTGGGCGGGTGATGCTGACAAGATAAGATTTGGTCATGCCGGGCGCGTTGACAAATGTGTCCGGCATGACCGATTGGATGGTAGCTGTTGAAATGCTATTGCTGCCTATATTTCCACCAGCCAGCTGAAAAATGTTCAGGCGAATAATGACCTGCAATTGCTATAGATAATAGCTATAAAAGAACGTTTAACAGAATGGAACCGGGTACTTAATTTTCGGTTAAAGTACTTCGTTTCTTTTCTTCTTCGGCTACATTATTTTTCCTGACATTTTTGATGGCACCACCAAAGTTGTAACTCAGGTTTAATTTAATCATGCTGGTTTCGAATTGGTTTTGCCACAATTGCTGTACAGCCCCGCTGTTTTGCTGGTAGTAATTTCGGTATGATTTAAAAATGTCCATAAAGTTAAGTTGAGCCGCTGCTCGTTTATTCAAAAACTGCTGCCGGATACCCATGGTTAAATAGGCGAAAGCCTGGTTGGTAATGCTACGATCCATGCTTTTGCCGCGGTAATTGAAAAGAACCATGACAGAGCAGTTCTTGCTGAGGGAGAAGCTATTGTACGAAGTGGCAGACAGACTGATAATACCCCTGCTCTGTAGTAATACATCATTAAATACACCTTTAAAAGATCGTTGCGATAAAATAGCATTTGTACTGGTGTACCACCAGGGTAGTACTTGTTTGCCGTACATGGCCTGCAAGGTGAAATAGCCCGCATAATCGGCGTTGCCAGGCAAGGTGGTAATGATGCCATCATTTAGCGGAATAGAAAGACTGGTAAAATCATCCTTACTATAACTGTAGGTAAGGCCGAAGAAAAATGAATTTTTATAGCCATACCACAAGTCAGCATTGTAGGCAATTACAGGTTGAAGTGCAGGATTACCCTGTTGTAAATTGTTACTGCTAATGATCCGCACCAAAGGATTTAAACTTTCATAACCGGGGCGTTCTATCCTTTTGTTGAGCCCTAAGCTAAGGTTATGTTCTTCAGATAATTTGTAGTCAACATGCAGTGAGGGAAATGGCTGAAAGTAGCTGCTGGTAAAACGGTTTGTTGCAAATTGCTGTTCGCCCTGTCCATGCGTATATTCTCCTCTTATACCTACCTGATAGGAAATCTTTTTTTTCGTACGGCTATAGGTCAGATAGAGTGCGGTAATACTTTCTTTATAAGCGAATAAATCGGTTTGCTGACTGACCGGATCCTGATAAAAATTAGCATTTTGGGAATTGACATAACTTGTTTTTATACCCATCTCTAACTGGCCACCATTGCTTAATGGATGGGTATAATCCATTTTAAATGCATACGTATCAAAAATACGGTCTTGCGCTATTATACTTTTCCGATTGGAAACCGGACTGAAAGTGAGGGTGCTATTATCCTGGTCATTATAGTTGCCATAATGGTAATAATCCCAATCGATCGTTAGTTCCCGCCCGACGGTATCTATTTGATGTTGCAGGCGTAATCCGGAGGAGAAATTGCTCGCATGAATATCAACCAGGTTCATAAATTGCGATGCTACAAGGCCGTTTCCTGTCTGCCTGTTGTTGATATTAGCAACGCCGTCACGGTGAAAGGTTTGAAATGTTGGTTTAATGGATGCAGAGAGGGTCGTGCGTTTTGAAAGATAGAAATCCATGCCCAAATTGGGCGTATAATTGCTATTGGTTCTGGTGCTTTGAATATCAGCGGTGGATTGACCAATTGTTTTTCCGGCAGCATCAAGAAAGGTAGAAGCAATGTAGCTGTTGTAAAAATACTTGTTGTAATTGTAATCAACATTCAATATTAAGTTATAAAACTTTCTTTTGTAATTAAGATTGATACCTCCATTTGCTTTTCCAAATCTCCCTATCCCGCCACCAGCATAGATGTTGCCGTTTAATCCTGCTTTGTAGTTGCGTTTGCGGATAATGTTAATGATAGCGCCATTACCTGCCGCATCATATTTGGCCGACGGTTGGGCGATGAGTTCTACTTTTTGAACTGTGGCCGACGAAGTACCTTTTAACATTCCCGCCAAGGCTTCAGCTGAGAGGGGAGTGGCTTTGCCATCGATATAAATCTGCACTGATTTTCCATTGAGGCTAATCCGATCATCCGGTGTAACGGTAACACCCGGCAATTGGTTCATCACTTCCAGGATGGGGGCGCCGGAACCCAATCCGTTCAGGTTTACGATAAGTTTATCCGCTCTTCTTTCTACAAATGGCAACTGTGCCGAAATGTTTACCGCGGCCAGTTGTGTCACCGCTGGTTGAAACCGGATGATACCAAGCGATGTCGTTTGTGCAGCAAGTATATCGAAAGCTTTCGGGTAAAATGTACCATACCCCATCATCTTCAGCGCTATCAGATATTTACCTGCAGGGATTTCGAATGAGAAGTGTCCCCGATCATCAGCAAGTACCGTTTTAATGGTGCTGGAATCTTTGCTGCTTTTTAAAGTTGCCTGTACAAATGGGAGGGGGGCGCCCTTTTCATCCACCACTTCACCGGTAACGATGCTAAGTTTTTGCTGGGCATTAACAGGCATCTTGCTGAAGAACAAAACGAAAATGAAACCTAAACAGTAATAAAATCGGGTGGATGTAGGCAATGTAATAAGCATAACGTTTGTAGGAATTAGATGCCCTCAAACGTATAACTAATAAATTAGTTAATCAACTAATTTATTAGTCTAGATAGCTAAGTGTTTAAATATTTTGTCTATTTAACTGATTCTCAGACTGAAAATTTATAGCAATCCCCCATCCGAACGCGCCATTAGGCAACGAATCTGATATGTTTCCTGCCTGTTTGGAAATCCGGGCTTAAAAATCGCTGCTATAATAAACAGATTATTATCGTCCTCATTTTTACTACGCAGCAATAAACGAATGGATATCCCGGAGGATAACCATCCGTTTCATTTTATGAAGCGTGCATTAAAGTGCCGTAAGGGTCCATTTCTGGCTACTGCCGCCATGCTGATGCCCCAGAATAATCCTGGAACCTGCTGTATTATTGGCGTTAGCCACATCCCAGATCAATCCGGTTTGTTTATTGATGAAAAGCCAGCTGCCATCCGGGTTTTGTACCGGCTTCCATTGCTGTTGGTCATTGCCTGTCCATTCCATCTGCTGGATATTGTTACCCACTGCGCCCAGTACCTTGGCACTGTGGCCGGTAGAGATGCGGTACCAGTTACCGCCCTGATGAATCAGCTGCCACAGCTGGTTCATGTTACCTTCGTAGTGCCATTGCATAAAGTCTGCGTTGTCGTTGGTGGAGGCGCGGCTGATATCGGGTGTAAGAAGGCTCATGGTATTTATGATTTTAAATGCGCCGTCAGACAGAATGCCGCCGGGTACGGGTACATAGGGCGGTAATGTGATGGCCGGACCTTCGTAGTTGGAATTGGCGGTATATATCGTCCATAGCTGCTCAATACTTCTGCCGGTGCGGGTCCACCAGAACTTCGGTGTATAGGTACCTGCACGGCAGGCTTTATCTGCATCCAGTACAGCCCCTGGCAGTACCCGTTTCTCTATCCAAACCAGGAACCTGGAGGCGACATTATAACCGGTAGACAACGGGCGTGGCTCGAGGGCGCCAAATATAGGTCCGGGGGCCGCACTGCGGGTATTGATCATATACCGTACAAAGTCGGGGATCCCTTCCGCCATGAAATGTGGGCCCACCTTGTATTCCTGGATGATATGCGTTACTTCATGTGTCAGCACATCGATGTTAATCGGGTTGGCATTAATGAAAGCAGCATCGATCGTAATGATGCCATTGGAGGCGGATCCGGGATACTCATGTCCTGGCTGAATGATGACAGTCACCTCTTTTTGCGCATTCGGATTCAGATATGCCACCATGATGGGATATACATCAAAAAAGAGATCTACCAGCGCCGTTTTGGTAACAAGGGTAAAATCAGGACTGTTATTGATCAACTTGAAACTGAAAGGAGAGCCGGGCCGGGTAAATGTTTCGGTGACAGGTACAAAGGCCTGCGCCTGTGCGGATAAGCTGGCAGCTGCAGGTTCGGGTAGGGTGTCTTTACTGTTTTTACTACAGGAAGCCAATGCCAGCAGGCATCCGGAAATACATAGCAGTCTTCGGAAACGGAACATCATGATATTGGGTTTATGAATGAAGGAAAGAAAGACCTGTCCTGGCAGGAATGGGTTCCCGCAACAGGCGGATGGTCATTTTATTGCGCCTGTTTTTAAAGGTTACCTGTAATGCCGGTTACTGTGGCCGGCGTTTCGTACACATAGGTGTTGTTTTACCATATTCGTTACCGTTAGTGTCCCCTGTTATTTAACAGCAGGGAAGATAATAGCCAGGATAAGGACGGATGATGCTGATCCCGGGTTAACATTTTCAAAGCATGGTTGATGTCGATGCTATTAAGCCCACCATGTACATATTTGTTTACCATTTATAGCACCAAAATTATTGAAATGTAGTATTGCCGGTTGTCAACAGATACTCAATGAATTGTTAACACATTCTAAAGATGGCCACCAGAAGGGGCGGGGATCAAAAGCTTTTATTATCTTACCAACGGCAAAATGAGCTATCCGACCCTATGCAGAAATCAAGATCTATCTACCTCCTCATTGCTATTGTAAGTTTTTTTACGTTGGCTATCGTGCAGATCTACCTGGTCTTTCACATGTTTGAGTTACAGAATGACCAATACAATCTCCCGGAAAAGAAGGTGATCAAGGAGTCGTATGAAGATGCCATTGCGAACGATAATTTATTCCCTGGGGCGGGCAAAATAGTGGACCGGTATATTGAAGGAAGTAACCTCTTGCACCTGGAACAGCTGTACAGAACAGATTCGGCGGCCTTTCACGCATACCGGCAGCGGATGTTGGATAGTACCGTGAAAACGCTGATAGCCAGGAACAATATCGATAGCCTGTTACAGCTGATTATTACCCGGAATAAGCTGAACCCGCAGTTGCGTTATGCCTTGCTGCTGGTGGCAATTGACGTAGCTTTTGAAAGCAATAA
Coding sequences within:
- a CDS encoding FecR family protein produces the protein MNQAASYLLQKFLQGRCTAEERWQVYIILDTNEGRILLDTLIRRREALAWDYPLAESMAMQQHIRQQQQAMQQRIAGYESSLPAPAVVKEKHTISWRKSLRYAAIWTGCILLSGLAVRKLSKNRLAATTEIRYVEKVNPSGAPRRHVLPDSTVVYLAAGSRLKYPATYPKTGRDIELRGEAFFDVTRDERHPFTIRSGTMLTRVLGTSFKITAYEGQEQQVAVATGKVSISAVHAEKTTELALLTPGHKITYHPATGQATAGKADISSMEQWKAGNLVFTDMTMGNVAVMLEHRYGVSVRFENAVIARQVVSGLFSATESLSEVLDMTGFVGKFSYRISPDGKTCTIQ
- a CDS encoding Ig-like domain-containing protein encodes the protein MMLPKFYSFSKMLILFLLFSCLLLPKVRAQVYANSQTAGVTGLCLLCGVANAGNAVNNSNLNDYATFNIGVGLLGVSVYQTLIFPAVGTAGCDSLVIGIGSGNAVLSVNLLAALTIQTFNGTVANNDAQRVDSNNLRLWGNNRAEIVLKPASTFDRVSVTLSSPLLGLLNGFNLYYAYRKPALAAPKLADSTSICRGDTATLTATVPAGVTVRWYDVPAGGTLRYTGARYKVSPAVTTSYYAEAAKSGCTSDRKKIAVIVHPKPANPVFTVNPSVYCNAPRIGISNHTAAVYYQVRTVYDGLDGQLLDTAFTVMNSDTVVVRDLNEFYNVTTRLYIQAVDKLTGCRSDTVMQTLIFSAHATYADVDADNVTICKGDSITLRAYAHGQPNNTLVNIRWYDAPTGGTQLHRGKEFRVSPADTTRYYVTTGYYCEYLVRTKVTVNVRKLPAPVFTVPQGPTCGATKIKIENHQAGYSYRVRFRFRYNPEILFDTAYVVHTSTFPIYGFLPPLPSVVDIYVQAVDAVTGCRSDTAHKLMNIDGYGQLPAVDADSLSICKGDSATLHAFVPIYMGARIRWYDAPVGGNQLYRGYYFKVSPPQTTVYYAAGGYGCEFPKRVPVKVIVKQCTKQAYHQASKSITFTHTLTLFPNPSAGEVRLQEKTILAGSWLIIRNAGGMEVQRNILADNRFMFAPQLSNGIYFIEIRKSAGEVYVGRVMLTR
- a CDS encoding outer membrane beta-barrel family protein, whose amino-acid sequence is MQIYIDGKATPLSAEALAGMLKGTSSATVQKVELIAQPSAKYDAAGNGAIINIIRKRNYKAGLNGNIYAGGGIGRFGKANGGINLNYKRKFYNLILNVDYNYNKYFYNSYIASTFLDAAGKTIGQSTADIQSTRTNSNYTPNLGMDFYLSKRTTLSASIKPTFQTFHRDGVANINNRQTGNGLVASQFMNLVDIHASNFSSGLRLQHQIDTVGRELTIDWDYYHYGNYNDQDNSTLTFSPVSNRKSIIAQDRIFDTYAFKMDYTHPLSNGGQLEMGIKTSYVNSQNANFYQDPVSQQTDLFAYKESITALYLTYSRTKKKISYQVGIRGEYTHGQGEQQFATNRFTSSYFQPFPSLHVDYKLSEEHNLSLGLNKRIERPGYESLNPLVRIISSNNLQQGNPALQPVIAYNADLWYGYKNSFFFGLTYSYSKDDFTSLSIPLNDGIITTLPGNADYAGYFTLQAMYGKQVLPWWYTSTNAILSQRSFKGVFNDVLLQSRGIISLSATSYNSFSLSKNCSVMVLFNYRGKSMDRSITNQAFAYLTMGIRQQFLNKRAAAQLNFMDIFKSYRNYYQQNSGAVQQLWQNQFETSMIKLNLSYNFGGAIKNVRKNNVAEEEKKRSTLTEN
- a CDS encoding RICIN domain-containing protein, with the protein product MMFRFRRLLCISGCLLALASCSKNSKDTLPEPAAASLSAQAQAFVPVTETFTRPGSPFSFKLINNSPDFTLVTKTALVDLFFDVYPIMVAYLNPNAQKEVTVIIQPGHEYPGSASNGIITIDAAFINANPINIDVLTHEVTHIIQEYKVGPHFMAEGIPDFVRYMINTRSAAPGPIFGALEPRPLSTGYNVASRFLVWIEKRVLPGAVLDADKACRAGTYTPKFWWTRTGRSIEQLWTIYTANSNYEGPAITLPPYVPVPGGILSDGAFKIINTMSLLTPDISRASTNDNADFMQWHYEGNMNQLWQLIHQGGNWYRISTGHSAKVLGAVGNNIQQMEWTGNDQQQWKPVQNPDGSWLFINKQTGLIWDVANANNTAGSRIILGHQHGGSSQKWTLTAL